The following are from one region of the Candidatus Thioglobus sp. genome:
- a CDS encoding UDP-N-acetylmuramoyl-L-alanyl-D-glutamate--2,6-diaminopimelate ligase, producing MKINQLLQDITTTEFDLTVEGLCLNSHKIQPGDVFIALQGEKDHGIDYIDQAIDRGCIAVLIDSKESVCSVPTIRIDNLSKYLPSLAKTFYSNACDVEIIGVTGTNGKTSVAHFISQTLNQLGEKSGLIGTLGIANNSQTSRQTTPDIITLYRALDEYHQQNIKVVTLEVSSHALAQNRIAGLNITQAVLTNFTQDHLDYHLTLEQYKTEKLKLFQLDTLNSVTLNSDDPSYTEFSHAAGKKSQFNYSIDDFNDIKTTEYGFIAQLDGFVFEVPFLGEFNLMNILATYQALKARNFSSAQIIPLLDKLSPPMGRMHKINNHFAWVDYAHTPDAIEKAITTLKAHYPEHNIRVIFGCGGDRDQTKRALMGKIASKLASTIILTDDNPRSEDPLSIIHDILNGIDDSYEVDIIQDRILAIETGITTLKENECLLIAGKGHESEQYYQDNTIAMNDIDIANNA from the coding sequence ATGAAAATTAACCAACTACTCCAAGACATTACTACCACTGAATTTGATTTAACCGTCGAAGGATTATGTCTGAACTCGCATAAAATTCAACCTGGCGACGTTTTTATTGCCCTACAAGGGGAGAAAGATCATGGTATAGATTATATCGATCAAGCAATTGACAGAGGTTGTATTGCCGTATTGATAGATTCAAAAGAAAGCGTTTGTAGTGTTCCTACCATTCGAATAGATAATTTGTCAAAGTATCTACCTAGCCTTGCAAAAACTTTTTACTCAAATGCTTGTGACGTAGAAATAATAGGGGTAACTGGTACTAACGGCAAAACCTCAGTGGCGCACTTTATCTCGCAAACACTTAATCAATTAGGCGAAAAGAGTGGCTTAATTGGAACACTAGGTATTGCTAATAATTCACAAACATCCAGGCAAACTACGCCAGATATCATCACCCTATATCGCGCTTTAGATGAATATCATCAACAAAATATCAAAGTCGTTACATTAGAGGTTTCATCGCATGCTTTAGCTCAAAATCGTATTGCTGGTCTTAATATTACCCAAGCAGTGCTAACCAACTTCACACAAGATCATCTTGATTATCATTTAACACTCGAGCAATACAAAACTGAAAAATTAAAGCTTTTTCAACTCGACACCCTAAACAGCGTGACTCTAAATTCTGACGATCCTAGCTATACGGAGTTTAGCCACGCCGCTGGTAAAAAATCACAGTTTAATTACTCTATTGATGACTTTAACGACATTAAAACCACTGAGTATGGCTTCATTGCTCAACTTGATGGCTTTGTGTTTGAAGTTCCATTCTTAGGCGAGTTTAATCTGATGAATATTTTGGCCACCTATCAAGCATTAAAAGCACGCAATTTTAGCAGCGCGCAAATCATTCCATTATTGGATAAGCTGAGCCCACCAATGGGCCGTATGCACAAAATTAATAATCACTTTGCCTGGGTAGATTATGCGCACACACCTGATGCCATAGAAAAAGCTATTACCACTTTGAAAGCACATTATCCAGAGCATAATATTCGAGTTATATTTGGCTGTGGGGGAGATCGAGATCAAACAAAACGCGCACTAATGGGTAAGATCGCTTCTAAATTAGCCAGTACGATTATCCTAACGGATGACAATCCTCGCTCAGAGGATCCACTTAGTATCATTCATGACATTCTCAATGGTATTGATGATAGTTATGAAGTAGATATTATTCAAGATAGAATATTGGCTATTGAAACGGGCATTACCACACTTAAAGAAAATGAATGTCTGCTCATCGCTGGAAAAGGCCATGAATCTGAACAATATTATCAAGATAATACCATTGCAATGAATGATATAGACATTGCTAATAATGCTTAA
- a CDS encoding argininosuccinate synthase translates to MNKVVLAYSGGLDTSIIVKWLQDTYQCEVVTFTADIGQGEEVEPARAKAKASGVKEIYIEDLREEFARDFVFPMFRANAIYEGEYLLGTSIARPLISKRLVEIAREVGADAISHGATGKGNDQVRFELNAYALDADIQVIAPWREWNLSSRESLMNYAESHGIKIDYQKQDKKSPYSMDANLLHISYEGDILEDPWAEPEEDMWRWTVSPENAPDKAEYIELTYKRGDIVAIDNQAMSPATVMEVLNERAGAHGIGRDDIVENRFVGMKSRGCYETPAGTVMLKAHRAMESLTLDRAAAHLKDELMPKYAEMVYNGFWFAPEREMLQAAIDQTQESVNGTVRLKLYKGGIAVVGRKSDDSLFSEKIATFEDDGGAYDQKDAAGFIKLNALRLRLKALK, encoded by the coding sequence ATGAATAAAGTAGTACTAGCCTATTCAGGCGGATTAGATACAAGCATTATTGTTAAATGGTTACAAGACACTTACCAATGTGAAGTGGTGACTTTTACCGCTGATATTGGCCAGGGTGAAGAGGTAGAGCCAGCGCGTGCTAAAGCCAAAGCTTCAGGCGTTAAAGAAATCTATATTGAAGATTTACGCGAAGAATTTGCTCGTGATTTCGTCTTCCCTATGTTTAGAGCGAATGCTATTTATGAAGGTGAATATTTATTAGGCACTTCTATTGCTCGCCCTTTAATCTCGAAGCGCTTGGTTGAAATTGCCCGTGAAGTGGGTGCAGATGCTATTTCACATGGTGCGACTGGTAAGGGTAACGACCAAGTTCGTTTTGAGTTAAACGCTTACGCACTAGATGCAGATATTCAGGTAATCGCACCATGGCGTGAGTGGAATTTATCGTCACGCGAATCATTAATGAATTATGCTGAAAGCCATGGTATTAAAATCGATTATCAAAAGCAAGACAAAAAGTCTCCGTATTCAATGGATGCAAACCTACTTCATATTTCTTATGAAGGCGATATTTTAGAGGACCCTTGGGCTGAGCCAGAAGAAGACATGTGGCGTTGGACAGTGTCCCCAGAAAATGCACCAGATAAAGCAGAATATATTGAGCTCACTTATAAACGAGGCGATATTGTCGCCATTGATAACCAAGCCATGAGCCCAGCGACCGTGATGGAAGTTTTGAATGAGCGTGCCGGTGCACATGGCATTGGCCGTGATGATATTGTTGAAAATCGATTTGTTGGCATGAAATCACGTGGTTGTTATGAAACTCCTGCTGGTACGGTAATGCTTAAGGCTCATCGTGCTATGGAGAGTCTTACATTGGATCGCGCAGCAGCGCACCTTAAAGACGAGCTTATGCCAAAATACGCTGAGATGGTTTATAACGGCTTTTGGTTTGCACCTGAGCGTGAAATGCTACAAGCTGCGATTGATCAAACTCAAGAAAGTGTTAATGGTACAGTGCGCTTAAAACTTTATAAAGGTGGTATTGCAGTCGTTGGACGTAAATCTGATGACTCTCTATTTAGCGAAAAAATTGCAACCTTTGAAGATGACGGTGGTGCCTACGATCAAAAAGATGCGGCAGGTTTTATTAAACTAAATGCACTTCGTTTACGTTTAAAGGCTTTAAAGTAA
- a CDS encoding KpsF/GutQ family sugar-phosphate isomerase, giving the protein MSNTLLETAKQVILIEAGAVTQLANQLDQGFIDACHLIQNCTGKVVLIGMGKSGHIGNKIAATFASTGTPAFAVHPGEAGHGDLGMIEQNDVAICISYSGESDEIMTLVPVIKRLGVSIISMTGNQNSSIGQISDVHLNVGVEKEACPHNLAPTSSTTVALAMGDALAVSILTNKGFSPDDFARSHPSGALGRRLLTFVHNIMKTGDEIPMVSADTKLLDALLVMSQKALGMVLITDNNYLEGIFTDGDLRRVLETHADIQNLRIKEVMVPNCKTILADKPAMAAVQIMDEFNLNSLPVVDENNQVLGAINTHTLMQAKII; this is encoded by the coding sequence ATGTCTAACACTTTATTAGAAACTGCCAAACAAGTTATCTTGATTGAGGCCGGCGCCGTAACTCAATTAGCCAATCAACTTGATCAGGGTTTTATTGATGCTTGTCACCTCATTCAAAATTGTACAGGCAAGGTGGTTTTAATTGGTATGGGTAAATCTGGCCATATTGGTAATAAAATTGCTGCAACCTTTGCTTCTACTGGAACGCCTGCATTTGCCGTACATCCTGGTGAAGCTGGACATGGCGATCTTGGTATGATTGAACAAAATGATGTTGCTATCTGCATCTCTTATTCGGGTGAGTCTGATGAAATCATGACACTTGTTCCTGTTATTAAGCGTTTGGGTGTTTCTATTATTAGCATGACTGGTAATCAAAACTCTTCAATTGGGCAAATTAGTGATGTTCATTTAAACGTAGGTGTTGAAAAAGAGGCTTGTCCACATAACCTGGCACCTACCTCTTCAACAACTGTAGCTCTAGCCATGGGTGATGCATTAGCTGTAAGCATTCTCACCAATAAAGGCTTTAGTCCAGATGATTTCGCCAGGTCTCATCCATCAGGCGCTCTTGGTAGAAGGCTGTTGACATTTGTTCATAATATTATGAAAACTGGCGATGAGATTCCAATGGTTAGCGCAGATACAAAACTACTAGATGCATTACTAGTAATGAGTCAAAAGGCATTAGGCATGGTACTTATTACAGACAATAATTATTTAGAAGGCATCTTTACTGATGGTGATTTACGCCGTGTATTAGAAACACATGCTGACATTCAAAATTTGCGAATTAAAGAGGTAATGGTGCCAAATTGTAAAACAATTCTTGCAGATAAACCTGCAATGGCTGCTGTTCAGATAATGGATGAATTTAATTTAAATTCTTTACCTGTAGTTGATGAGAACAACCAAGTCTTAGGCGCGATTAATACACACACGCTAATGCAAGCCAAAATTATCTAA
- a CDS encoding UDP-N-acetylmuramoyl-tripeptide--D-alanyl-D-alanine ligase — protein MLKSTTKILTEVLQLDPSNIQDIAFEDIYTDTRQRMDGGIFLALIGENFDAHNFIKKAEEMGAVAIISSQKIVSNLPVLLVKDTQKALSDIAQYHLKNIQPKIVAITGSNGKTTTKNLLANILNLSAPTLKTQGNLNNHLGVPMTLLKLEHHHQYAVIEMGANHIGEIEHLRCIVNPDVAVITNTGDAHIGEFGSKANLIKAKGEIYSKHSKNIVNTQTKFKGDISFTPASVQDSNNSKTGDVFSSDIEKSSFTLNIHQQQIHINLQLIGMHNIDNALAASACAYALGIDFKTIKSGLESTTAENGRLNIIHTKQFTLIDDSYNASPSSITAALETLKTFSGELVIVLGDMAELGTQTITLHKKIGLQAQQISPNFYTFGPLAEHYQAQHFDSQQRLAEHILQHHQGATLLIKGSRVVQLDKLVKLLQK, from the coding sequence ATGCTTAAATCAACCACTAAAATACTCACCGAAGTTCTGCAACTTGATCCGAGCAATATTCAAGACATTGCTTTTGAAGATATTTACACCGATACTCGTCAACGCATGGATGGTGGTATTTTTCTTGCGCTGATTGGTGAAAATTTTGATGCACATAATTTCATAAAAAAAGCTGAAGAAATGGGTGCTGTGGCTATTATTTCTAGTCAAAAAATAGTTAGTAATCTACCTGTTTTACTAGTTAAAGATACACAAAAAGCGCTCAGTGATATTGCCCAATATCACTTAAAAAACATTCAGCCAAAAATAGTTGCAATTACAGGTAGTAATGGCAAAACCACCACAAAAAATCTGCTTGCCAATATTTTAAATTTATCTGCGCCCACACTCAAAACTCAGGGCAATTTAAATAATCATTTAGGCGTACCGATGACACTCCTAAAACTTGAGCATCATCACCAATATGCTGTGATCGAAATGGGTGCTAATCATATAGGGGAAATTGAACACCTAAGATGTATTGTTAATCCTGATGTTGCTGTGATTACAAACACGGGTGACGCTCATATTGGTGAATTTGGTAGTAAGGCTAACTTGATTAAAGCCAAAGGCGAGATTTACTCAAAGCATTCTAAAAATATCGTCAACACACAAACAAAATTCAAAGGTGATATCAGTTTTACACCTGCCTCAGTTCAAGATTCGAATAACTCAAAAACAGGTGACGTATTTTCTAGTGATATTGAAAAATCTAGCTTTACATTAAACATTCACCAGCAACAAATTCATATTAATTTACAACTAATTGGCATGCATAATATTGACAATGCATTAGCTGCAAGTGCTTGTGCCTATGCTCTAGGTATTGATTTTAAAACCATTAAATCTGGATTAGAGTCTACCACGGCAGAAAATGGGCGTTTAAATATCATTCATACTAAACAATTCACCTTGATTGATGATAGCTACAACGCCAGTCCAAGTTCGATTACAGCTGCATTAGAAACCTTGAAAACATTTTCGGGCGAATTGGTTATTGTTCTAGGTGATATGGCAGAGTTGGGCACGCAGACTATCACTCTACACAAAAAAATTGGCTTGCAAGCACAACAGATTAGCCCTAATTTTTATACATTTGGTCCATTAGCTGAGCATTATCAAGCACAGCATTTTGACAGCCAACAAAGATTAGCAGAACATATCTTGCAACATCATCAGGGTGCAACTTTACTCATTAAAGGCTCTAGAGTTGTACAACTAGACAAACTGGTTAAACTTTTACAAAAATAA
- a CDS encoding 5'-nucleotidase C-terminal domain-containing protein, giving the protein MSLTRRDFIKVLGAGSAAGLISGCGNDAPAKLASQDNMYEVAKTGNARILHITDTHGNLLPNYFREPNVNLGFGPTYGQLPHVVGNKLLEQIGVKPGSAEAYAFTYNNFEELSAKYGKTGGFGQIKTVLDSLRDSAGGVKNTLTIDGGDTWQGSGTSLWTRGADMVEACNMLGVDVMVGHWEFTYKEEETLKNIGFFKGDFLGQNVRILEDALMGDKYATMTEKFDGNGLYSEDDAMPFKPYVIKNVGGHRIAVIGQAFPRTSNANPQKYFFPDWSFGLREDEMSELVADIRENEKPDAVIVVSHNGMDVDIKMASRVVGIDAIFGGHTHDGMPKPIEVKNAGGITVVTNAGCSGKYIGVMDLEIKDHKMVGYNYKMLPILTNFIKPDAAMVSYITKMRNTKYDKNVVEARSSTMSNNPDRVGKTYDEILTEKLCSTNQTLYRRGNFMGTWDQVLVNSLREEHDADFAMSAGVRWGTSVPAGHDVTMEDLMTNTSMTYGETYVSEMKGAQLKEVLEGIAENLFVQDPYLQSGGDMVRMGGMDYTIDPAAGLGNRISEMKDDEGTLIDPNKSYKVSGWAQVGSVGNGRLMWDVAADYLRKQGTLDLKKVNHPTIKGVKTNPGIENYSGKLV; this is encoded by the coding sequence ATGTCATTAACACGTAGAGATTTTATTAAAGTTTTAGGCGCTGGTTCAGCAGCAGGTTTAATTAGTGGTTGCGGCAATGATGCGCCGGCCAAACTTGCGTCACAAGATAATATGTATGAAGTGGCTAAAACTGGTAATGCACGAATTTTGCATATCACTGATACACATGGTAACTTATTACCTAATTATTTCCGAGAGCCAAACGTAAACCTTGGCTTTGGTCCTACCTATGGTCAGCTACCTCATGTCGTTGGTAATAAACTTCTTGAGCAAATTGGTGTTAAGCCAGGCTCAGCTGAAGCGTACGCATTTACTTACAATAACTTTGAAGAGCTTTCTGCTAAATATGGAAAAACAGGCGGCTTTGGTCAAATTAAAACGGTTTTAGATTCTTTGCGTGATAGTGCAGGCGGTGTAAAAAATACATTAACTATTGATGGTGGAGATACTTGGCAGGGTTCAGGTACATCACTTTGGACTCGTGGCGCTGATATGGTTGAAGCGTGTAATATGCTAGGTGTTGACGTGATGGTTGGCCATTGGGAGTTTACTTATAAAGAAGAAGAAACGCTGAAAAATATCGGCTTCTTTAAGGGTGATTTCTTAGGTCAAAATGTGCGAATTCTAGAAGACGCTTTGATGGGTGATAAGTACGCTACTATGACTGAAAAATTTGATGGTAACGGTCTTTATAGTGAAGACGATGCGATGCCATTCAAGCCTTATGTGATTAAAAATGTAGGTGGCCACCGTATTGCAGTGATTGGTCAAGCTTTTCCAAGAACCTCTAATGCTAACCCACAAAAATACTTTTTCCCAGACTGGTCATTCGGTCTTCGTGAAGACGAGATGAGTGAATTAGTTGCCGATATTCGTGAAAATGAAAAACCAGATGCGGTAATCGTGGTTTCTCATAATGGTATGGATGTAGACATTAAGATGGCATCACGTGTTGTTGGTATTGATGCTATTTTTGGGGGTCATACGCATGATGGTATGCCAAAACCTATTGAAGTTAAAAATGCAGGCGGTATTACAGTGGTAACGAATGCAGGTTGTTCGGGTAAATATATCGGCGTCATGGATCTTGAAATTAAAGACCATAAGATGGTTGGCTATAACTACAAGATGCTACCAATTTTGACAAACTTCATTAAGCCAGATGCAGCTATGGTGTCCTATATTACTAAAATGCGTAATACTAAATACGATAAAAATGTTGTTGAAGCGCGAAGCTCAACTATGTCAAACAATCCGGATCGTGTAGGTAAAACTTATGATGAAATCTTAACTGAAAAGCTTTGCTCAACGAATCAAACCTTGTACCGTCGCGGTAACTTTATGGGCACTTGGGATCAAGTATTGGTTAACTCTTTACGTGAAGAGCACGATGCAGACTTTGCGATGTCAGCAGGTGTGCGTTGGGGTACTTCTGTACCAGCAGGCCATGATGTTACTATGGAAGATTTAATGACCAATACATCAATGACTTATGGTGAAACTTATGTGTCTGAAATGAAAGGCGCACAACTTAAAGAAGTATTAGAAGGTATTGCTGAAAACTTGTTTGTACAAGATCCATACCTACAATCAGGCGGTGATATGGTTCGTATGGGTGGCATGGATTACACTATCGATCCTGCTGCCGGTCTGGGTAATCGGATTTCAGAGATGAAAGATGATGAAGGCACACTAATTGATCCGAATAAATCTTATAAGGTTTCAGGTTGGGCGCAAGTTGGCTCAGTGGGCAATGGTCGTTTAATGTGGGATGTTGCTGCAGATTACTTACGTAAACAAGGCACATTGGATTTAAAGAAAGTTAATCATCCAACCATTAAAGGTGTGAAAACTAATCCTGGTATTGAAAATTACTCTGGAAAGTTGGTCTAA
- a CDS encoding PaaI family thioesterase has protein sequence MLSKEKLTEFLALEFPQTKCYIDKVGNRSASVRHKVGIDELRPGGTVSGPVMMATADVALYIAILGEIGLVPLIATTSLTINFLRKPSSKKDILGECSLIKVGRSLVVGEVTLYSDGEVEPIAHVVGTYSIPPQRS, from the coding sequence ATGCTTTCTAAAGAAAAACTAACTGAATTCTTAGCATTAGAATTCCCTCAAACAAAATGCTACATTGATAAAGTTGGAAATCGGAGTGCTAGCGTTAGACATAAAGTTGGAATTGATGAATTACGTCCTGGCGGTACAGTCTCTGGTCCAGTTATGATGGCCACTGCCGATGTGGCCTTATATATAGCAATTCTTGGTGAAATTGGACTCGTGCCACTCATCGCAACTACAAGCTTAACTATTAATTTTCTTCGTAAACCTTCATCAAAAAAAGACATTCTTGGTGAGTGTTCATTAATAAAAGTGGGAAGATCTTTAGTTGTTGGCGAAGTTACTTTGTATTCTGATGGTGAAGTAGAGCCAATAGCCCATGTTGTTGGCACCTACTCAATACCTCCACAAAGAAGTTAA
- a CDS encoding rubrerythrin family protein, which translates to MTQSIKGTQTEKNLLIAFAGESQARNRYTFFASKAKKEGLMQISEIFLETANQEKEHAEQFFKYLEGGDLEITSSFPAGVIGTTFDNLLSAAQGEEHEWSVIYPAFAKIAKEEGFDDIAQTFESIIIAEKQHDHRYKALAKNIEEGRVFKRNDTVTWRCRNCGYLHEAKQAPSICPACKHPQAYFELLGENY; encoded by the coding sequence ATGACTCAAAGCATTAAAGGCACCCAAACTGAGAAAAATTTACTTATTGCATTTGCAGGTGAATCGCAAGCGCGCAATCGATATACTTTTTTTGCCAGTAAAGCAAAGAAAGAAGGCTTGATGCAAATATCTGAAATATTTTTAGAAACCGCCAATCAAGAAAAAGAACATGCAGAGCAGTTTTTTAAATATTTAGAAGGCGGCGATCTAGAAATTACATCTTCATTTCCTGCCGGTGTTATCGGCACCACCTTTGACAATCTATTATCCGCTGCACAAGGTGAAGAGCATGAATGGTCAGTGATATATCCAGCATTTGCAAAAATAGCCAAAGAGGAAGGATTTGACGACATAGCGCAAACATTTGAGTCGATTATCATTGCCGAAAAACAGCATGACCATCGTTATAAAGCTTTGGCGAAAAATATTGAAGAAGGTCGGGTGTTTAAGCGTAATGACACGGTCACATGGCGTTGTCGAAATTGCGGATACTTACATGAAGCAAAACAAGCACCAAGCATTTGTCCAGCTTGCAAACATCCTCAAGCTTATTTTGAACTCTTAGGTGAAAATTACTAG
- a CDS encoding fumarylacetoacetate hydrolase family protein has product MNIVNINKKSVIPSKIVCIGRNYYQHISELGNEIPDQMVIFCKSNSAISDNLTLDHQQDIHYEAELSFMVENGEFCALGFGFDLTKRELQSQLKSKSLPWERSKSFDGSAVFSSFIPIKDIDPSLSFSLSINGVIVQQGNLELMIHSPEKILKEIQTFMSLEDGDIVMTGTPKGVGVLKSGDVYQALIRNEQEILLEQQWTVR; this is encoded by the coding sequence ATGAATATTGTTAATATCAATAAAAAAAGCGTTATCCCCTCAAAGATTGTTTGCATTGGTAGGAATTATTATCAACATATTAGTGAACTAGGTAATGAAATTCCAGATCAAATGGTTATATTTTGTAAATCAAACTCAGCAATTAGTGATAATCTAACACTAGATCATCAGCAGGATATTCACTATGAAGCAGAACTATCCTTTATGGTTGAAAATGGAGAATTCTGTGCACTAGGCTTTGGATTTGATTTAACTAAAAGAGAGCTTCAATCTCAGCTCAAGAGTAAATCACTACCTTGGGAGCGCTCTAAATCTTTTGATGGATCAGCAGTCTTTAGCTCGTTCATTCCTATAAAAGATATCGATCCATCTTTGTCTTTTTCATTGAGTATTAATGGTGTGATTGTGCAGCAAGGGAATTTAGAGTTAATGATTCATTCTCCTGAAAAGATCTTAAAAGAAATTCAGACTTTTATGAGTTTAGAGGATGGAGATATAGTCATGACAGGCACACCAAAAGGCGTTGGTGTTTTAAAATCCGGAGATGTTTATCAGGCCTTAATAAGAAATGAACAAGAGATTTTATTAGAGCAGCAGTGGACTGTACGATAG
- the pgsA gene encoding CDP-diacylglycerol--glycerol-3-phosphate 3-phosphatidyltransferase has translation MMTIPNIITLSRIFLIPVFVALYYFQPAFTHTPIFTWINFSLTGAYAFISTTDYLDGYLARKLNMTSQLGAFLDPVADKLIVSVALIMLVDFYPSDSHWYITVAALIIISREILVSALREWMGTIGQRSSVNVSSIGKVKTFVQIFAILFLLYQQPFFGLPSFEIGVVLLIAATFLTLWSGFIYLREGVKTFDN, from the coding sequence ATGATGACAATCCCAAATATAATCACACTTTCTAGAATTTTCTTAATTCCAGTTTTTGTCGCTCTTTACTATTTCCAACCTGCTTTTACGCACACACCAATTTTTACTTGGATAAACTTTAGCTTAACAGGTGCGTATGCCTTTATCAGTACTACTGATTATTTAGATGGCTATCTTGCTAGAAAGCTCAATATGACTTCTCAACTAGGTGCTTTTTTAGACCCAGTTGCCGATAAGCTCATTGTATCTGTAGCCCTTATTATGCTGGTTGATTTCTATCCCTCAGACTCGCATTGGTATATTACTGTGGCAGCACTAATTATTATCTCTCGTGAAATTTTAGTCTCTGCATTAAGAGAATGGATGGGTACTATCGGGCAAAGATCAAGCGTGAATGTTTCTTCTATTGGCAAAGTCAAAACCTTTGTGCAAATTTTTGCTATTTTATTCTTACTTTATCAGCAACCATTCTTCGGATTGCCTAGTTTTGAAATCGGTGTGGTGCTACTTATTGCTGCGACATTTTTAACTCTTTGGTCTGGATTTATTTATTTAAGAGAAGGCGTTAAAACTTTTGACAATTAA
- a CDS encoding DUF2914 domain-containing protein: MIKKLMVLLIVVWAQSVMALWPHKNISQAVFSTSIVDRQPAKIITEADDSLGKIYFFTNIRHLAGDKITHRWIYKGKVKAEISFDIKGDRWRVWSSKNIWHTWVGEWRVEVVNQNHEILLVKIINFEKNMAQEGARKNNE; the protein is encoded by the coding sequence ATGATAAAAAAATTAATGGTTTTGTTGATAGTAGTTTGGGCACAATCAGTGATGGCTTTATGGCCGCATAAAAATATTTCCCAGGCTGTTTTTTCCACTTCTATCGTCGACAGACAGCCTGCTAAGATAATCACTGAAGCAGATGATTCTTTAGGTAAAATCTATTTCTTTACCAATATTCGACATCTAGCTGGCGACAAGATCACGCATCGTTGGATTTATAAGGGTAAAGTTAAGGCTGAAATTAGCTTTGATATTAAAGGCGATCGTTGGCGTGTTTGGTCAAGTAAAAATATTTGGCACACGTGGGTAGGTGAATGGCGTGTCGAAGTGGTTAATCAAAACCATGAAATACTCCTGGTAAAAATAATTAATTTTGAAAAAAACATGGCTCAAGAGGGCGCAAGGAAGAACAATGAATAA
- a CDS encoding HupE/UreJ family protein, with amino-acid sequence MKFLFLLLLLANLVAQADVVKPALVEISIFEDKTLEVRIDLSLEAAMAGIGTQYKNTTDSPDSDRYDELRALEPNNLQQKFKTFETEFLNSLQLKVNSEQQSLSLTQVDIDIVGYKKRPRKTSLTYTVKLTEWPKALSWQYGKIHGDSALRWQIYQANEYNWSQWQWLRGGDPSGVINIDHPESQSDTQRFFQFIDIGFNHVVPLGWDHILFIIGMALSSLLWRRLLLLVSAFTLAHTLTLGLAMIGVLEVSARLVEPLIAFSIAYVAIENLVTKQSINRKTVIVFLFGLVHGLGFASMLQEFELSPESFLSTLIGFNVGVELAQVMIVAVVVLLLQSLRVLGWNYRQLVVIPVSVLIALIGFWWGVERLMG; translated from the coding sequence ATGAAATTTTTATTTTTATTACTGTTATTGGCCAATTTAGTTGCGCAAGCAGATGTTGTTAAACCTGCCTTGGTGGAAATTTCTATATTTGAAGATAAAACACTTGAGGTGAGAATTGATTTAAGCCTTGAAGCGGCAATGGCAGGTATCGGTACACAATATAAGAATACCACCGACTCCCCAGATTCAGATCGCTATGATGAATTGCGAGCACTTGAGCCAAATAATTTACAGCAAAAATTTAAAACATTTGAAACTGAGTTTTTAAATAGCCTTCAATTAAAAGTTAATAGTGAGCAACAATCACTAAGTTTAACCCAAGTTGATATTGATATTGTTGGGTATAAAAAACGGCCTAGAAAAACCAGTCTTACTTATACAGTAAAGCTTACTGAATGGCCTAAAGCGCTCTCTTGGCAGTACGGAAAAATTCATGGGGATAGTGCATTACGCTGGCAGATATACCAAGCAAATGAATACAATTGGAGTCAGTGGCAATGGCTACGTGGAGGCGATCCTAGTGGGGTAATTAATATTGACCATCCAGAGTCTCAAAGCGATACACAGCGTTTTTTCCAATTTATTGACATTGGCTTTAATCATGTTGTTCCATTGGGATGGGATCATATTTTATTTATTATTGGTATGGCGCTTTCGTCTTTGTTATGGCGTCGATTATTATTATTGGTCAGTGCTTTTACTTTGGCACATACGCTAACACTTGGTTTAGCAATGATAGGAGTGTTAGAAGTATCAGCAAGGCTTGTTGAGCCGCTAATTGCTTTTTCTATTGCCTATGTAGCAATAGAAAATCTAGTAACTAAGCAGTCAATTAATCGTAAAACTGTGATTGTCTTTTTATTTGGATTGGTTCATGGATTGGGCTTTGCTAGTATGCTTCAAGAATTTGAGTTATCGCCTGAATCATTCTTATCAACACTCATAGGTTTTAATGTGGGCGTTGAATTGGCACAAGTCATGATTGTGGCTGTTGTGGTTTTACTACTTCAAAGTTTACGAGTCTTGGGATGGAATTATCGACAGCTGGTCGTTATACCTGTTTCAGTCTTAATTGCACTTATTGGATTTTGGTGGGGTGTGGAAAGGTTGATGGGTTGA